The Proteiniphilum propionicum genome contains the following window.
CCTACAACTACTGTCCCCATCGCGATCCTGCCGTTCGCTCCCTCGCCTGTGGCGAACATAAGTGGAAGCAGACCGAGAACGGTTGAGATGCTCGTCATAAGTATCGGGCGAAACCTCTGTACTGAAGCCTCCACGATTGCCTGGCTCTTGTCAAGGCCGGCAGCCTGGCGCTGGTTAGCAAACTCAACAATGAGGATACCGTTCTTGGTAACCAGGCCAATAAGCATTATCAACCCTATCTGGCTGTAGATATTCATTGTCACCCCGGTTATCCACATGAACAACAGTGCACCGAAAAGTGCCAGCGGAACAGTAAACATTATGACAAACGGGTCTTTGAAGCTCTCAAACTGAGCCGCCATCACGAGGAAGATCAGCAATAGAGCCAGCCCGAAAGCAAAGAGAAGGCTCGATGAACTCTCCCGGAAATTTCTCGACTCCCCCTCAAGGGCTGTCCTGAATGAATCGTCAAGCACTTCAGTTGCTATCCTGTCCATCTCTTCCAGTCCCTCCCCCAATGAATATCCGGGTGCAAGCCCTGCTGATATCGTTGCGGAGTTAAACCGGTTATACCTGTATAGCTGAGGGGGGGCGACCGACTCTTGGAGTTTGACAAGGTTATCCATCTGGATCATCCGCCTGTCTGAATTTTTGATATAGATGGTTTTCAGGTCTACAGGTTTATTTCTCTGCTGACGGTTTATCTCTCCAAGAATCTGGTACTGTTTGCCGTTCATGTAAAAATAACCCATTCGTTGCCCGCTTAGAGCGTATTGCAAAGTCTGGCCGATGTCGCGGGTACTTACTCCCAGCATGGCTGCTTTATCTCGGTCTATCAGTATGCGTGTTTCGGGTTTGGTGAACTTCAAATCCACATCGGCCATCTGGAAGTAGGAGCTTGCATTTACCTTTTCCATGAAAAGGGGGATGAACTCCTGCAGCTTCTCAATATTGGGAGCTTGCAGCACATACTGGATGGGCATTCCGGCACGCCGCCCTCCAAAAGTAGACTGTTGCTGTACGAAGGCACGGGCAGCCGTTTCATTCCTTACGGCACGGGAAAGAGCATCGGCAATCTCCATCTGACTTCGTTCACGCTTATCCATATCAGGCAATACCAGCCGGACCATTCCGAACCCGCTTCGGGTCATGGTTATATTTGATTCTCTTTCTGGCGCGATAGAATCGGAAATATATGAGATCCGGTCGGTGTAGTCCCGTACAAATTCATAGGTTGCACCTTCAGGGGCGGAACTTCTGATTATCACCTGCGAACGATCCTCAAGTGGAGCCATCTCGGCCGGTATGATTCCCTGGAAGAGAACAATGAGTATTGCCGAAATAATAACTACCGGCAAGACGAGCCATTTTTTGTTTAGAAACAGATTCAGGGAGTTATTGTATATACTGTTCATCCCCTTGAAAAAAAGCTCTGACTTTTGATAGAGTTTCGATGGCTTTCGTTTCCTCTTTAACATTTTTGATGAGAGCATGGGGACGAAAGACAAAGCTACAAATGAAGAGATGATAACGGCACCTGAAATAACAATGCTGAATTCCCTGAATAATCTTCCTGTCAGCCCTTCAAGAAAAACAATAGGAAAGAAGATAGCCACCAGCGTTACTGTTGTAGATACCACTGCAAAGAATATCTCTTTGGACCCTGTGATGGATGCCTGCCCGGGGTCCATCCCATTCTCAACCTTCTGATAGATATTCTCAGTTACTACTATGGCGTCGTCAACCACCAGACCGACTGCCAGTACTACCGCCAGCATCGACAATACATTGATTGAGAATCCCGCCAGATACATCACGAAGAATATACCGATAAGTGATATAGGTATTACCAGTGCCGGGATAAGGGTGACACGCCAGTTACGAAGGAAGACGAATATGATGAAAACCACCAGGATAAAAGCAATGATTACAGTTACTTGCACCTCCTCGATGGATGCCCTGATAAATTTAGTGTTGTCGAAAGCTACATCCAGAACCACATCCTCAGGGAGATCTTTTTTCATCTGGTCCATGCGTAATCTCACCTGATCGGCAATACTTATATGGTTGGCCCCCGGCTGGGGTATTATAACGCAGCTCACCATGGGAACGCCGTTCCTGCGAAGGATATTTTGACGGTTGGCTGCATCCAGCTCGGCATACCCTACATCCCTGAAGCGTACTATCCGGAAATTATCTTCTATCAGAATTAAATTGTTAAAATCTTCCGGCGTCTGCATCAATCCCATTGTGCGGATCGACTGTTCTATGTGGTCTCCTTCTATACTGCCTGCAGGAAGTTCAATATTCTCCCTGTCAAGGGCATTTTTTATGTCCATGGGAGTGATATTGTATGCTGCCATTTTTATGGGATCAAGCCACAAGCGCATGGCGTATCTGTATTCTCCCCAAATCTCAACTGCACTTACGTTGGAGATGGTTTGCAGACGCTCCTTGACGGTAAGGTCGGCGATCTCAGAGAGCTCAAGCATAGAACGGACCGGGCTCTGCACTGTAATCTGCATGATTGGGTCAGAATCGGCATCAGCTTTCGAAACTGTGGGAGGATCGGCATCTCGCGGCAGGTAGCGCTGTGCTATGGAAACTTTGTCTCTCACGTCGTTCGCTGCTGTTTCCATATCTACGCTTAACTCGAACTCCACTGTTATCCGGCAGCTTCCCTGGCTGCTCCGGCTTATAAGGGAACGGATCCCGGGAATTCCGTTGATGTGCTGTTCGAGTGGTTCAGTGATCTGATTCTCTATCACATCGGCATTGGCTCCGGGGTAGGAAACATGAACGGTGATGATTGGGTTATCAACGTTCGGGTACTCGCGTACAGCCAGGCCGGTGTAACCAATGAGCCCGAAAATAATGATGATAAGGATCATCACTGTGGCAAGTACCGGGCGTTTTATGCTTAATTCTGATAGATTCATCTCTTTTATTCGGCAGTGTTTTCAACCATTGCATCTATTCTGACAGGCATTCCGCTTCTCAGCTGCATCACACCTGTGGTCAGCAGTGTGTCCCCGATTGACAAGCCGTCAATGATTTCCACTGAGGATGATGTGCGCAAACCTGTTACAACTTCAACCTCTTTCGCTTTGCCATTATCATATATATAAGCAATATCACGTCCCATCTCCTTGATGCTGGAGATGCTTGGGATTACGATGGCATTATCTATCTGGTCAAGCTGAATTTGAATGCTTGCAGACTGTCCCGGCTTAATTTTCCCGCCGGAATTTGTATAACGGGCACGAGCAAACAGGCTGAGCGTCTGCATATCTAAACGCGACTCAATAGCGTAAACAGTTGCTTTGTATACCTCTAGGTTATTTTCAACCCTAAAAGCTATTTCTGTACCGGGCTTTATAAGATTCACAAAATTCTGGGTGAGTGAAAATTCTATTTTAAGAGGTGATATCTTTGTTAATGTGGCTATCACTACTGAGGGGGAGGCGTATGCACCTTCGCTGACTTGCCTTAGCCCGATAACACCACTGAAAGGGGCACGCAGTTCAGTTTGGCGGATACGTGCTTTTACAAGTTCAATGTCGGCCATGAGTGTTTCGAGCTGTGTGGTAACTGCCTGATAAGTCTCCTGGCTGATAGCATCTTTTTCCAGCAGTGTCTGCTGACGGAATACTCTGTCCCTGGCAAGCGGCAGTTGAGTCTCCAGTTTTTTGAGTTCGGCCTGTAAAGGTTCGTCGTTCACTTTCGCCAGCAAGGATCCTTTTTCCACAAAAGAACCTTCTAGAAAGTAGATGCCGGTTATTTTTCCTGACGACTCGAAAGTGAGATCTACCTCTTCATCAGGGAGCAGGACGCCGGTTACTCGAAACATGTTGTTCAATGACTGAGGCTTCAACACTGTTGCATTTACCACCAGGCCAGATCTGTCGGCATTGCTCATTGTTTGTCTTGAATTCTGAGAAGGATTTTCGGAAGCAAGCAGTTTCCGGATTTTTGGATAAAGAGCCATTGCCAGAATCAATACAGCGATGGATATAAAGACAGCTATTTTGGTTTTTCTATTCATATCGATGTATAAAATTCCTCAAAAATACCCTTTAAAACCGATAAAAGGGAGTTGATGATGTCGATTTTAGTTTTTTTAGTTCATAAAATAGACATATCACTGAATTAAATCGATGAAACGGTTGGGAAACGAATTTTTCTAACTATTTTTGACATTTGTATAAATGAGCCTGTTCCGAAAGTTCTGAATATCAGAAATGATTATTT
Protein-coding sequences here:
- a CDS encoding efflux RND transporter permease subunit; its protein translation is MNLSELSIKRPVLATVMILIIIIFGLIGYTGLAVREYPNVDNPIITVHVSYPGANADVIENQITEPLEQHINGIPGIRSLISRSSQGSCRITVEFELSVDMETAANDVRDKVSIAQRYLPRDADPPTVSKADADSDPIMQITVQSPVRSMLELSEIADLTVKERLQTISNVSAVEIWGEYRYAMRLWLDPIKMAAYNITPMDIKNALDRENIELPAGSIEGDHIEQSIRTMGLMQTPEDFNNLILIEDNFRIVRFRDVGYAELDAANRQNILRRNGVPMVSCVIIPQPGANHISIADQVRLRMDQMKKDLPEDVVLDVAFDNTKFIRASIEEVQVTVIIAFILVVFIIFVFLRNWRVTLIPALVIPISLIGIFFVMYLAGFSINVLSMLAVVLAVGLVVDDAIVVTENIYQKVENGMDPGQASITGSKEIFFAVVSTTVTLVAIFFPIVFLEGLTGRLFREFSIVISGAVIISSFVALSFVPMLSSKMLKRKRKPSKLYQKSELFFKGMNSIYNNSLNLFLNKKWLVLPVVIISAILIVLFQGIIPAEMAPLEDRSQVIIRSSAPEGATYEFVRDYTDRISYISDSIAPERESNITMTRSGFGMVRLVLPDMDKRERSQMEIADALSRAVRNETAARAFVQQQSTFGGRRAGMPIQYVLQAPNIEKLQEFIPLFMEKVNASSYFQMADVDLKFTKPETRILIDRDKAAMLGVSTRDIGQTLQYALSGQRMGYFYMNGKQYQILGEINRQQRNKPVDLKTIYIKNSDRRMIQMDNLVKLQESVAPPQLYRYNRFNSATISAGLAPGYSLGEGLEEMDRIATEVLDDSFRTALEGESRNFRESSSSLLFAFGLALLLIFLVMAAQFESFKDPFVIMFTVPLALFGALLFMWITGVTMNIYSQIGLIMLIGLVTKNGILIVEFANQRQAAGLDKSQAIVEASVQRFRPILMTSISTVLGLLPLMFATGEGANGRIAMGTVVVGGLLISTLLTLYLIPAMYMYLSTDRKAKEKKKNNEKLQHE
- a CDS encoding efflux RND transporter periplasmic adaptor subunit, with the translated sequence MNRKTKIAVFISIAVLILAMALYPKIRKLLASENPSQNSRQTMSNADRSGLVVNATVLKPQSLNNMFRVTGVLLPDEEVDLTFESSGKITGIYFLEGSFVEKGSLLAKVNDEPLQAELKKLETQLPLARDRVFRQQTLLEKDAISQETYQAVTTQLETLMADIELVKARIRQTELRAPFSGVIGLRQVSEGAYASPSVVIATLTKISPLKIEFSLTQNFVNLIKPGTEIAFRVENNLEVYKATVYAIESRLDMQTLSLFARARYTNSGGKIKPGQSASIQIQLDQIDNAIVIPSISSIKEMGRDIAYIYDNGKAKEVEVVTGLRTSSSVEIIDGLSIGDTLLTTGVMQLRSGMPVRIDAMVENTAE